One genomic region from Manis pentadactyla isolate mManPen7 chromosome 12, mManPen7.hap1, whole genome shotgun sequence encodes:
- the LOC118909815 gene encoding olfactory receptor-like protein OLF4, producing the protein MVQDNDTRITGFFLLGLSKDPDLHPVVFGLLLSMYLITVIGNLLIIVATISDSHLHTPMYYFLCNLSLVDISFSSTTIPKILVNIEIQSKVITYECCITQIYFFIVFLGMENFILTVMAYDRYVAICHPLKYTVIMSPWFCGMLLMVSWIMSTLHSLLHSLMVLRLSFCTDLEIPHFFCEINQVIHIACSDKFLNDMVMYLGAGLLGGGSLISILYSYCKIVSSICGMSSVQGKYKAFSTCASHLSVVSLSYCTSLGVYLNSAPSGSSQSSAMASVMYTVVMPMLNPFIYSLRNKDIKRALNAFFGMTAVKGQIVVGLKKCP; encoded by the coding sequence ATGGTTCAAGACAATGATACACGAATTACAGGATTTTTTCTTCTGGGATTGTCAAAGGACCCAGATCTTCATCCTGTCGTATTTGGGCTTCTCCTCTCCATGTACCTGATCACTGTGATTGGAAATCTGCTCATCATAGTGGCCACCATCTCAGATTCTCACCTCCACACACCGATGTACTATTTCCTCTGCAACCTGTCCTTGGTAGACATCTCTTTCAGTTCAACCACCATTCCAAAGATACTAGTTAATATAGAGATACAGAGCAAAGTTATAACATATGAATGCTGCATcacacagatttatttttttatagtctTTTTAGGGATGGAGAACTTTATCCTGACGGTGATGGCATATGATcggtatgtggccatctgccaccccctAAAGTACACAGTCATCATGAGTCCCTGGTTCTGTGGAATGCTGCTTATGGTATCCTGGATAATGAGTACCCTGCATTCCTTGTTACACAGCTTAATGGTGTTGCGACTCTCATTCTGTACAGACTTGGAAATCCCCCACTTTTTCTGTGAAATCAACCAGGTGATCCATATTGCCTGTTCTGACAAGTTTCTTAATGACATGGTGATGTATCTTGGAGCTGGGCTGCTGGGTGGTGGATCCCTTATTAGTATCCTTTATTCATACTGTAAGATAGTTTCCTCCATATGTGGAATGTCTTCAGTTCAGGGGAAGTATAAAGCATTTTCTACTTGTGCATCTCACCTCTCAGTGGTCTCCTTATCTTACTGTACAAGCCTAGGAGTGTACCTTAACTCTGCCCCATCTGGAAGCTCACAGTCAAGTGCGATGGCTTCAGTGATGTACACTGTGGTCAtgcccatgctgaaccccttcatctacagcctgaggaacaaaGACATAAAGAGGGCACTGAATGCATTCTTTGGGATGACAGCTGTAAAAGGGCAAATTGTCGTGGGGCTGAAGAAGTGTCCATGA